A stretch of Fusarium poae strain DAOMC 252244 chromosome 2, whole genome shotgun sequence DNA encodes these proteins:
- a CDS encoding hypothetical protein (TransMembrane:1 (i7-32o)~BUSCO:6334at5125): MASFTSLLVAYVLGGFTFIPLVIASVLAFIFYTSPVLDDATNEHKYSLIVDKDDDTTALEAAKRSHKKDNRAHENDLDVAAGFFAVCREYTPMGINAKPIERSTPVGSATVAPSSPSVYQTMYRSIFERKPTPGPMDNNSTTTSQRPKNAGNVFYVVLRHGHLMLFDDEEQVEVRHVISLAYHDISIYSGGDVTPEGELFIKRNAIRLSRKPAGTELAPDSPVSKPFFLFSENCSAKEDFYFALLKNQEQTYGADGQIPKPLHFDVKNIISLVQKLHSTEENVHSRWINALLGRIFLGVNKTKDIEAFIREKLTKKISRVKKPAFLTNITINGIDTGDAAPFFSNFKLKDLTVEGECVVEADVKYSGNARIEIAATAKIDLGSRFKTREVNLVLAAVLKRTEGHMLIKIKPPPSNRIWVTFQSMPKMEMDIEPIVSARQITYTVILRQIENRIKEVIAETVVLPFWDDMPFFKTEHKKWRGGVFEGDNATVPTDDAESIVAAAGDVAAVSHLDGNPDLTEETRPLEKSHTIPVMEATPPPTGLFGRRLSRTGTNPQASASSTSVDSKGPGASPVLKPKISKTSLQPVVDTDIAHADVFKPSTSPPDHATNYMAALHSRSQDASPRPPQAADTPPVASSASQRSNRSSRSSSSVNDAVNNGAADDSQKTPVAMGRRNTTSSASSGSHADERPASSASSLKESIRSQTGSLGRGFFTKHNHGETPVHEEEEEPEHSEAFRDSQQDQNSSHRQTTLAAVSNAAMQAKQWGWNAYQRHKEARRLAEQASQLDLSQPMGRGQPLPPPGTPLPKPTNGMTRIAPPTSVPARKPVPNSAAHNSAESLETHHETYHDHDHDNHGEYRPPLPQRGRRRQSHAPEPDNGQNVLVVAAPEDSEPATPSGDEPLTHQIWASSDEQTVTDSGTSHPPSMLTNESSLVQEDNKPDDPVEALPAASAAADDDDDFSGWMDNETLDMEINSPVRSTAAQEVK, encoded by the exons ATGGCCAGCTTCACCTCTCTTCTTGTAGCATACGTGCTGGGCGGTTTCACATTCATACCTCTAGTGATTGCGTCAGTACTGGCGTTCATTTTCTACACGTCTCCTGTTCTTGACGATGCCACGAACGAACACAAATACAGCCTTATTGTTGATAAGGACGATGATACAACCGCCCTTGAGGCCGCTAAGCGGTCGCACAAGAAAGACAACCGCGCGCACGAGAACGACCTCGATGTAGCAGCTGGCTTCTTCGCGGTGTGCAGAGAGTACACGCCCATGGGTATTAACGCAAAGCCCATCGAAAGATCAACCCCAGTGGGCTCGGCGACCGTGGCCCCTTCAAGCCCCAGCGTCTATCAGACTATGTACCGGAGCATATTTGAGAGGAAGCCCACACCAGGGCCTATGGACAACAACAGTACCACCACGAGTCAGCGACCCAAGAATGCTGGCAACGTATTTTACGTGGTCTTGAG ACATGGTCACCTAATGCTGTTCGATGACGAAGAGCAAGTCGAAGTTCGACATGTTATTTCCTTAGCATATCATGACATCAGCATATACTCTGGCGGCGATGTCACTCCAGAAGGCGAGCTTTTCATCAAGCGAAATGCCATCCGATTATCCCGAAAACCAGCTGGCACCGAATTGGCCCCCGATAGTCCCGTTTCAAAACCCTTCTTCCTATTCTCAGAAAACTGTTCAGCCAAAGAAGACTTTTATTTCGCTTTACTCAAAAACCAAGAGCAGACGTATGGGGCAGATGGACAAATACCAAAGCCCTTGCATTTTGACGTCAAGAACATTATCTCCCTGGTTCAGAAGCTTCATTCGACGGAAGAGAATGTCCATTCGAGATGGATCAATGCGCTGTTGGGGAGAATCTTCTTGGGGGTCAACAAGACGAAGGACATCGAGGCTTTCATTCGTGAGAAACTCACCAAAAAGATCTCTCGTGTTAAGAAACCCGCCTTTCTCAccaacatcaccatcaacgGGATCGACACTGGCGATGCGGCTCCCTTCTTCAGCAACTTCAAATTGAAGGACCTCACAGTTGAAGGAGAATGTGTCGTGGAAGCCGATGTCAAGTACTCAGGAAACGCTCGTATCGAAATTGCCGCCACAGCAAAGATTGATCTCGGAAGTAGATTCAAAACCCGAGAGGTTAATCTTGTTCTTGCAGCTGTACTCAAGAGAACCGAAGGCCACATGCtgatcaagatcaagccaCCACCGAGCAATCGAATTTGGGTCACTTTTCAGAGCATGCCAAAGATGGAAATGGATATTGAGCCCATCGTTAGTGCGAGACAAATCACTTATACAGTAATCCTTCGCCAGATTGAGAACCGTATCAAGGAAGTCATCGCGGAAACTGTTGTATTGCCATTCTGGGACGATATGCCATTCTTTAAGACAGAGCACAAGAAATGGCGAGGTGGTGTTTTCGAAGGAGACAATGCCACAGTCCCAACTGACGATGCCGAAAGCATCGTAGCAGCCGCAGGAGACGTTGCTGCTGTCAGCCATCTTGACGGAAACCCAGACCTGACAGAGGAGACACGACCTCTCGAGAAGAGTCATACCATCCCCGTTATGGAAGCGACGCCACCACCAACAGGCCTTTTCGGGCGTAGGCTTAGCAGGACAGGCACCAACCCTCAAGCTTCTGCTTCATCAACCAGTGTCGACTCCAAAGGTCCAGGAGCGAGCCCAGTTCTAAAGCCTAAGATCTCAAAGACATCCCTCCAACCTGTTGTGGACACCGATATCGCCCACGCCGACGTTTTCAAACCGTCAACATCACCCCCTGACCATGCTACCAATTACATGGCAGCTCTGCACTCACGCTCACAAGATGCATCTCCTCGGCCGCCCCAAGCAGCAGATACACCACCAGTGGCTTCATCCGCTTCTCAACGTTCAAATCGCTCTTCACGCTCATCCTCGTCTGTTAACGATGCTGTAAATAACGGCGCAGCAGATGATTCCCAGAAAACACCAGTTGCTATGGGACGTCGCAACACAACTTCGTCGGCTAGTTCAGGGTCTCACGCCGATGAAAGACCTGCTTCCTCTGCTTCATCCCTTAAGGAATCTATCAGGAGCCAAACAGGTTCCCTGGGAAGGGGTTTCTTCACAAAACATAACCATGGGGAGACACCAGtgcatgaagaagaggaagaaccAGAGCATAGTGAAGCTTTTCGGGACTCACAGCAAGATCAGAACTCAAGTCACAGGCAGACTACACTGGCTGCTGTCTCGAACGCAGCAATGCAAGCCAAGCAGTGGGGTTGGAACGCCTATCAGCGACACAAGGAGGCACGAAGACTGGCTGAGCAAGCAAGCCAACTTGATCTTAGCCAACCCATGGGCCGAGGTCAACCACTGCCTCCTCCTGGAACACCCCTTCCTAAGCCTACTAATGGCATGACGCGGATAGCACCCCCAACGAGCGTTCCTGCGAGAAAGCCAGTCCCCAACTCAGCTGCGCACAATTCAGCCGAGTCTCTGGAGACTCATCATGAGACTTATCACgatcatgatcatgacaACCATGGTGAATACCGTCCTCCGCTGCCCCAGCGCGGACGACGTAGACAGAGTCACGCTCCCGAACCAGATAACGGGCAGAATGTGCTTGTCGTCGCTGCTCCAGAAGACTCCGAGCCAGCTACACCTTCTGGGGATGAACCCTTGACCCATCAGATCTGGGCTTCGAGCGATGAACAGACCGTGACAGACAGCGGTACTTCTCACCCTCCCTCAATGCTCACCAATGAGTCCTCTCTTGTGCAGGAGGACAACAAGCCAGACGATCCAGTGGAGGCACTACCCGCCGCCTCTGCAGCGgctgacgatgacgacgacttCTCTGGCTGGATGGATAATGAAACTTTAGATATGGAAATCAATAGCCCTGTACGGTCTACTGCTGCACAGGAAGTCAAGTAG